The following nucleotide sequence is from Hevea brasiliensis isolate MT/VB/25A 57/8 chromosome 7, ASM3005281v1, whole genome shotgun sequence.
TCCATCCCATGCTCATTACTCTCTTCATCCTTGTTTAGAGGTTTCACATTGCAGTACCATAGGCGCTTAATCTGCTCTTGAACCAACTTGAACATTTCATGAGTGAACGCACGTTGAAACTGCTTTTCCCATCCAAATTGGGATATGCAATTAACAACCTTGTTTTCTATATGAACTCTGAAAGCAACTCCTTCTTAGTCTTCCCACATGTGGCCATCTCATTTTGTTCGACAAATTGCTTCAATGTGCTTCTTGAGTTAACATAACCATCAAAGTAAGCATGCATCCCCTCGCTTCTTTGAATAGACATCATTCCGGCCCAGAACACGTGATTGAGATAGATGGGTACCCAACTCTCCCATTTAAAATAAAGCTTCATCAACCATTCATTATTTTCTAGTCCATACTTGGTCAGGAACTCATTCCAATTTCTTTCAAACATCACAATCGTCAGATTGTCAAATATTAAAGCCTTAAACTCATTGGTTGCTTTTGTAAAATCTTCCACACCCTTAAACTTCTCTGACAATTTGCTAAGGATATGCCATAAGCAGAATCTATGTCTTGTTTCTGGCATTACTTCCCTGATAGCAGCCCTAATGCTTTCGCATTAATCAGTGAGAATTGCATGGGGATGAGTGTCTCCCATTGCTGAGAGCCAAGTTGAGAAAACCCATTTGAAAGTCTCTACATCCTCATGGGACAATAAGGCACAACCTAATAGAATAGATTGGCCATGGTGATTAATACCAACGAATGTTGCAAAAGGCATCCGGTATCGATTCACAAGGTAAGTTGTGTCAAAGCATATAACATCATGGAATTCCTCATACGCAGCTCTACCTCATGGATGAACCCATAATATATTTCTAAGCCTGCATTCCCAATCAACATCAATCGCATAAAAAAAAGTCCTTTCTATTACTTGCAACCTAGAAAAGAGCTTCTGGATGGACTCGACGTCGCCTTTATCTAGTCGCAACCTTCTACTATTATAAGTAAAATTTCTGCAGTCTTTAGGCAAACATCCCATCTTTTCTGGACCACCGGATTGTACTTCTAACAATCTAATGCTCTTAGAAGGCCTTATTCCAGCTATATCATTGGCCTCTAGTGCTCTTTTCACACCGTTAGACAAACACCTATGACGAGCCATAAACCTCGACATAGATGGATCCAATTTGTGGATATGGTTAGTTACAACTCGTCCAACAACCCATAAGCCATTGTCTTTCAAAGTAGCGTTTATTCTTGTAGGACAATTCACCCGCTCGGTAGATTTCCCACCATGTGGTTTATTTCCCTTGTCACAAGTCATCAGCACATATTTAGGAACTGAACCATTGCCTTTAGAAGACGATCTTATTACAATTGAAAATCCTTTCAACCTGGCATGTTCCTTGTAGAAATTAACTAAATTGTCCATAGTTGGAAAATGCATCCCACTTTTTGGACCTTCCTCCACATTGTAAGCAATTTCATCCTCATGAATGTTTGAACGCTGGCCATCACTGCCTGACTGAGATTCTTGCATCGTGACTTCTTGATCAGCATGGGAAGGTGTGCCATTGACACCATTGGAAGGTTCATCGCTAAGAGAGTTTTCATCGAACAGACTGTCATCATCTCTAATCCCTAATGTATTATACAATTCTCTCCGTCTTCTGTCATTCTCAACCTCCATTTTCCTTAATCAATACCATAAGATTCACTCACTATAGCACAAAATCTTGGACGATATGATATGATATTCTATTAGAATGGAATAAGATGGATCATTTTCTTTCTACCTTGATCTATGGATGAAGGATATTTTCTTTTTTCCTAAGAGatgaaaatatgatttaaatggaaaaatatgaaattaattgtgattggtttaaTTTTTGAATGGGTTAAATATGATTGATTGAGTTTTTGGTGAAATATTATTGACTGAGAGATTGATGGGAGGTATTGATTGGTTGAAATTTTGATGGGATGCGATTGGCTTAAATTTTGGTTGGATGCAATTGGTTAAAAAATTGGTGAGAGCTGATTGATCAAATAAAAGGAGGACTATGATTGGTTGGGTTTTAGAGGGAAATAATTTTGGAAGGAAAATTAGATTAGTTTGGGGCATAAATTATATAAGGGCAAAATATATATTATACTTCATTTGTACATTTTTTGTAAACTAATTTTCGTTCACCAAGTCAAGtccaaaaaaaattaaacaacacAATTACCTTTTCGTCTGATCCCAATTTCAGAAACAATTGCCTTTGCCCGATGTTTTCACTCAAAAGCAGATTAAAACTTAAAACAGCACAATTACCTATCCGATTTCCAAAACCAATCACTGGCTGTTGTGCTCCATGCACCCACAGAGCATGATGCCCCGTGCTTTATTCATGAGGTCCACTAGTAATCAATTACCATTTTCCTTGCTCATAATCAATCAGTGAATCAAAGTGGAGATCAATCTCAATCATCACCAATTTACAAATACATGATCGTTTTCGTACAAAATTAAGGGTGATGAAGAAAACAGAAACAACTTGAAAAAGGAAAAGAACCAAATCCCTACAGTTGAAGAGACTAAAGAAATGGTGGTCTCTAAAATACATTATCATTACAGGTGACCTAAAGCACGATAAATATGTCCTTCAACATCAGGCTTTAACACAGCAGTTGAAGTAGCTGAAAATGCTCCGCCTTGTCTGCTTAAGAATATAAAGTTATCAAACATATACTGGATTATGATTGAGCTTCAACAAGTAAATCACCAAATATAatcttcaaattattttttatgatgatTTTGCATACTTGATATGGTTTGCAAGCATTCCAGCTAAAGGGATTCTTTTTGTCTCCACATATTTCAGCAACTCAAAAAATAATACATTTCTTTGGCTGGTATATCACCTAAATACATATATGTGATCAATTAACCAGTTAACTAATCTCGTATGCTACTATTCAGATATGAAAAGCATCCCTTACAAAATTTGACAAAATCCAAAAGAACAAAGTGTCAACGACCCCATATTGAGTGGCCCAAAGCTTCTGTTTCATGTGCAACGCTTGCAGTAGCATGCTACCTAGGTATGTAGAAGATCAACCTCAACTTTACCTCTGCGGGCACATATTTCTATAATGGCAGTAAATTAAAAGTACCTTACTAACATATTGATTTATGTAGGTACCAATCATCGACCTCAAATCTGATCAGGCATTAAGCATCTAGAATCACGTAAGACAATTTCTTGACCACTCAGCTGTTCAAATCCTAGTATGGTTGATCTCCTATGAAAAATGTACACTGCAACTTGTTTGCACTTGCAACGagaaataaataatatgcttgctGTTCTCCACTTTCTAAATCTTAAATGCTCTTTAACTCAccttaaaaatttaaaactatgAATCATATATGATGCAAATatataaaaagtaaaatttatatttttagctATCAACAATTGGATATTATTGAGTTTATACTTTACTGTGCCGTTTTTGGACACCACAAAGAAGTGTTTGTTTATGGATTTTAATAAAATACAttcaattaaatgaattaaataacaAGTGATCTTCCTCTGCTAAAATGGCCCCAATGCAACAATTTGGTAGACCGTCCCAAGTTTTATCCCTTTTTTTTTGAGGTGGAGATCCTATTCCAGGTGGACTTtgcttttatttttatcttttgtgGCTAAGCTTCATTAAAGGCCATATCGCTATGCTGTTAAATACATGCTACCTACTGGCCTAAAATATTGACCCACCAGGTTTAATGAACACAATCTAGCAATTTCCCCACCATTATATCACATGAATGCCGCTACCATTCATGTTGTTTGTTATGTTATTCTCTCTAATTCATTAGCATAATTGCGGCTATACTAGCATATATAATCTTCAATAAAGCTTTCTAAATAAAGGTGGACAAAGAATCTTACATTAGGGGAGTGGTGGCGGCGGCTTCGGTGGTAATGATCGTGGTGGTGGTGATTAATATGGGCAGCCTGTGCATTGGTGGCTGTTGGGTTAATGAAGTCTTCTTCATTGCCAAGACTGGCTCTTGACACATCCCTCTTGTTCTGCTTCCTCATTTCTCTGACTTTCGAGAAATCCAGTGAGTAATCTGGCAATTCACCCTTCTGATCCCAATCCCCAAACTGTGGTACTGAAAGCCATGGTGCATTTTTCTtcaaaaaagataaaaataatatattaattaatgttTAACCACCAAAAATGAATCAACACCATTTTCCAACATTGaaaatgataaaatttaaaattgactAAAGCAAAAGGCATtaatgctcctttgagcttacaAGAAAGTAAATACTTCCTTTGATTCAGCATATGGCATTAGCTCCTCAGGaagtagtttatttctaaattgcAAAAGGTAATAATACCCATAAAATAATTCAAAATCAAcaaattcataaattatattacaGTTAACTAAGAGAGTGCAACTTACCAATTCCTTACATATGTAAGTATAATGTCCTACTTCCGGAAGTTGTTTGATAATCAAACTAAGACAGACATAGTTTACACTTCTCAGTTTTACTTTCTTAACCTTCTTACTCCCGACTAAACAAGACCTATACTCCAACTAAACAGGGCCTTAAGCCTCATAAACTGCGGTCTTTCTTGGCAAGACAAAAAAAATGAATACAAAAACTTGATTGAAAGAGCGTCCAAGAAAGAAACatggaaaagggaaaaaaaataatgGTGAGAAACATTGAAATTCGAAGCTTTTTAAAATtctcttttatctattttttattgGTTTAATTGGGTATTTTACTTCAGAATTTCTCGACAAGAGAAATTGTTAGGCAAAAGATAGTCTGTCAGGTCatataattatacataaaccaagtCAATTAAACCATTCAATAAAATTTATTTCcacatataattaaaaataaattatattattataaaatcatttCATTGACTTAATCTAACAACAACCCCCCTGAATTAAATTTACTTAAGAATTTATCTTTTTAAAGTGTGAACAAACTTTGACTTCGTATGAGGATTGAAAAAACAAATGATTACTCCGTTTGAATGTTTCATAAAGGGTAAAGTAACTTTTtgagaccttttttttttttgaaaaggaAGAAATAcgaataaaataacaaaaaaaaatcccAATCTTTTAAGAAACAGAGTGAAATCCAATGTTTGGTTATTAAGAAAGCGCAAGAAAATTCTCAAACACGCATATGGATCAACTTTGTACTATTAGCAACCGAATTCGATTCATGTATTAGTTAAACACGCGAGAAAAATACACAACCAAGAaactttcctttcctttcctttcctttccattCGCTGAGTTTCCCAAGAAACAAACAGCGAAACAGAGCAagcagagaaagaaagaaagagagagagagagagagagtacctCCTTACGATCCTCCATGTGACGTATAAAAGATCTTGAAAGGAATCAGAGAAAGCTTCGTATGTGTAAGTGATTCAATCTGGACAGCGGAAAGCCTTGTCTGCTTTTGTGAAAATTTCTCCTTGTGCTGTCTGTGTATCACAGTTGCGTAATGCAACAGATTTATAGAGCtctacatttttattttatttatttcgcAACAGCTATCTGACACGTAGTCTTTGTTTATCCATTTACGAAACTGGGTTTCGAGTTTTAGATTTATTACGCAAATGCAGCCGTGCCTTGACGCGCTTTGCCTTTCTTTTATTGGGCATATAGAACGATTATAAGGGGCCATGGATTGTCCTTTTCCCGCGGAATGTAATAACATATTGGAGAgccaaatttattttttaaacaatattattttaaatattttttatttctttaattaaaatttattaaatttaatttttattaatttttaaatatttttaattaatatatttaaaaatgtaTTAGACCGTTCATCCTATAAAAAACTCATGTTTGATTTTGTTAgattgaaaaaattattattaatttttttaaatatattaagaatatatattatttttaatatttatattcttattattatattttgtaaataataaatatttattaattatattatttaaattaattcttttaccttaattaatgggATTATTACTTAAAATCATAAATCGATAATGAATAAAAGTGtatatataaatgaaaaagtCCTTTGACCACTATTGGTATACAGAAGATGGTGGGTCAGACACTTTGAATGGCATGTCGTGACTCTGTGTCCATTTATTCTGAGAATCTGGCCACATGGGATGGGTTCAGTGAATAGGCTCATCAGTGAGGGATCGGATGGGACCAAGTGATGTACAATTCACATGGAGAGACACCAAACAATAATAGCTGTTGATTTCACAAAAATATTCAGCTAGTTATTTTCttagattttttatttaataactaTAACTATTTACATATTAATTTGTAATTGATTTGTCATATTATATAAAACACTTATATGAAATAATCGCTTTATCATCATATAAGTTCTCCCATTTATGAGGTAGGGACGGAAATTTCGACTCTCCTCACTTTTACCCATTTGCCTCaagaaattatattataaaacaaTAAAATTAGCACATAAAATAGTAAATCagagcaataaataaataaaaacaatatttattaaaaaaactaatttcaaaatataaaaaaatttgaattttatgaCACCTATTATCATCCTTTTGTGATATAATTTCTCATACATTGCCACTCCAATATACACACAACAAATATACAAGCATTGTTTGGATTGAGATTTAtttaaaacaaataaattttaattcaataatattagaATGACATTTAGGATTATAAAATCTcgagtttaaattttattaaaatttaattataaaaataaaaaattaaattaattttaaaattttatattttctaattaatatatttaaatatatttttttaacaatgACTCTAATAACAGTACTAAATAAATCTGAAGTATTCACTGTAAGTATATACGATGTCGTATCTAATTATTAGGCTCTGTTTATTTCTTAAATGTCCATGCATTATTATTTAGTGTCCGTTGTATTcctttgtttttgtttttgttcTTTTGCATGCCCCTACCCTACTCTTAAGGCCTTGTTTGGTATTTAAttttaagattaaaaaaaaacatttttcatgaaatgttacttgttaaaaaataatattaaaaattattagtttttttaattttttatagctACTACCCCTTAATTAGTGACATTATGTTAATTTAAAGGTAACGAGTTTATCTTCTTTAACATGTGAGATATTATTATTTTTGATATATATTGAAGACATTCCTGACGGCTTTAGTTTAATATAAGGCGATTTTGTCAaagttgaataaataattaaaaaaaaaagaaagtttacAATCAAGCTGATTTATGTGTATTAGAAAGGTcattttcagtccaattacaagtGGAACGCCCAACCTTTGCTtgtctttttcttttgatttcttgtaaatttttttccaattacatttttttttaaagatgctTTAATATTTCCCTCAATTTGTTTCAagctttaaaatataaatttaataaattaacgaattaagtcacaatttatcacttttaaaaatcttaatttcatatttaaaGAAACATTCTAATGATCAAAGTTTACAAAattctataattaataaattcaattattattcaCATTGGTctctaattattaaaaatataaataatttcttcttttttttttccaaacaTGATATCGTTTGACAAATTAGAAGAAAAATACAAAAACAAGATATAGA
It contains:
- the LOC110650197 gene encoding uncharacterized protein LOC110650197 isoform X2; this encodes MEDRKEKNAPWLSVPQFGDWDQKGELPDYSLDFSKVREMRKQNKRDVSRASLGNEEDFINPTATNAQAAHINHHHHDHYHRSRRHHSPNTRRSIFSYFNCCVKA
- the LOC110650197 gene encoding uncharacterized protein LOC110650197 isoform X3; its protein translation is MEDRKEKNAPWLSVPQFGDWDQKGELPDYSLDFSKVREMRKQNKRDVSRASLGNEEDFINPTATNAQAAHINHHHHDHYHRSRRHHSPNVIYQPKKCIIF
- the LOC110650197 gene encoding uncharacterized protein LOC110650197 isoform X1; translated protein: MEDRKEKNAPWLSVPQFGDWDQKGELPDYSLDFSKVREMRKQNKRDVSRASLGNEEDFINPTATNAQAAHINHHHHDHYHRSRRHHSPNVRFFVHLYLESFIEDYIC